Proteins co-encoded in one Amia ocellicauda isolate fAmiCal2 chromosome 11, fAmiCal2.hap1, whole genome shotgun sequence genomic window:
- the cnot8 gene encoding CCR4-NOT transcription complex subunit 8, with the protein MPAALADTSQIICEVWASNVEEEMRKIRQIIQSYNYIAMDTEFPGVVVRPIGEFRSTVDYQYQLLRCNVDLLKIIQLGLTFMNEDGDYPPGTTTWQFNFKFNLTEDMYSQDSIDLLQNSGLQFKKHEEEGIDTLYFAELLMTSGLVLCENVKWLSFHSGYDFGYLVKLLTDSRLPEEEHEFFQILNLFFPAIYDVKYLMKSCKNLKGGLQEVADQLELKRIGRQHQAGSDSLLTGMAFFRMKELFFEDNIDDAKYCGRLYGLGSGSSQNQNGIASSSQEESNNKH; encoded by the exons ATGCCAGCCGCGCTTGCAGATACCAGTCAGATTATCTGTGAAGTCTGGGCCAGCAATGTGGAGGAGGAGATGAGGAAAATCCGGCAGATAATTCAGAGTTACAACTATATCGCCATG GACACAGAGTTTCCAGGTGTCGTGGTGAGGCCCATAGGAGAGTTTCGTAGCACTGTGGATTACCAGTACCAGCTATTGCGGTGTAATGTGGACCTGCTGAAAATCATCCAGCTGGGACTCACGTTTATGAACGAGGACGGAGATTATCCGCCGGGAACAACCACCTGGCAATTCAATTTCAAGTTCAATTTAAC AGAGGATATGTATTCCCAGGATTCAATAGATCTACTCCAAAACTCGGGTCTTCAGTTTAAGAAGCACGAGGAAGAAGGAATTGATACACTATACTTTGCAGAACTCCTGATGACATCTGGTTTAGTGCTGTGTGAAAATGTCAAGTGGCTCTCTTTTCACAG TGGCTATGATTTTGGCTACTTGGTGAAGCTTCTTACAGACTCTCGGCTGCCAGAGGAGGAGCACGAGTTTTTCCAGATTCTTAACCTCTTCTTTCCTGCCATTTATGATGTTAAATATCTCATGAAGAGCTGTAAGAACCTCAAG GGGGGGCTTCAGGAAGTGGCTGACCAGCTGGAGTTGAAGAGAATTGGACGGCAGCACCAGGCTGGCTCCGACTCGTTGCTCACAGGAATGGCTTTCTTCCGAATGAAAGAG TTGTTTTTCGAAGACAATATCGACGATGCAAAATACTGCGGCCGATTGTATGGCCTGGGGTCTGGATCTTCCCAAAATCAAAATGGCATTGCCAGTTCCTCCCAGGAAGAAAGCAACAACAAACACTGA